A section of the Phaseolus vulgaris cultivar G19833 chromosome 8, P. vulgaris v2.0, whole genome shotgun sequence genome encodes:
- the LOC137824339 gene encoding membrane protein of ER body-like protein isoform X1 codes for MEQEAHQWVVHPHEGEEEEGMMEDGALIRKKFVSHSKGSPVTEEVTSFSSSSSSSSSSNDSDHDDEIRSVVTAPNGSSVQKDEEASEIVNGGENSNHVNGDKSDYEAVGLAQVAEFAGEPTNVEAISGFTMSQNMNSVYSDKQQGMWKCHHCTWTKRFDTPWTVPNWNLKGYPDLMMSVKSMIQDGPCFVCENKDAEANGLNGVLNGDSSGSVHPTNLGEREFDVQADLSVVQNSQCSENSSQCMKTVDYKLPSFPELSHIHNSFDIQATAVTDFHEETIAEEAPNLMKEEIDQPLEEFDVEAVLEKQETHDLFCPNCRSCITKRVILRKRKRNSKILDSKAKRDKPENIHNLDNKAEHDKLEIIGSSGLLDSPGHPSANQGDNANVRSEPDIVSQERPADDNQPPEQPEVFRCLSCFSFFIPSGKCFEGILGARKKEGAQNTASVPASNLQFPSNSQGSSSNWFKSLFKKGEKASDAPLEYSGTGSAQQHTTPGIGLSKDQPADTSVVTDVKPTPDIDHAHGGMDPLISSTNGWSSIQPSTKSVGDLVNGGQRVVQDTTDISAVKQSLDRNLIGEVEKKSASEDIIKEGSQVLKDTLKDVDKTPEIIQNGYSSLVQGVQSPIQSFGSAILANDVASSKQNSTIDAIFPSKLDFTLIGNVQKHIDKEIYPPTGKENKGVDVIVDLGEGAFVSQHTESPLIAAIIEQPIEEVGEPQGWEILKSIVYGGLVESITSLGIVSSAVSSGATPLNIIALGFANIIGGLFILGHNLVDLKNDHSGEDETQRVVQDRYKEFLGRRENFLLHAVVAVLSFLIFGAVPLVVYGLLINKNYYTELKLGVVAATSVVCIILLAIGKVYTRRPPKTYIKTALYYVALALSTSGVTYVAGNLIKDLLEKLNQPESGFVITMPISDTRMGSTWMMSQ; via the exons ATGGAACAAGAAGCACATCAATGGGTAGTGCATCCTcatgaaggagaagaagaagaaggaatgaTGGAAGATGGTGCTTTGATAAGAAAGAAATTTGTGTCACATAGCAAGGGTAGTCCTGTTACTGAAGAAGTGACATccttctcctcctcctcctcctcctcttctAGTAGCAATGACAGTGACCATGATGATGAAATTCGTTCAGTCGTCACAGCCCCCAATGGATCTTCTGTTCAAAAAGATGAAGAAGCTTCAGAGATAGTAAATGGTGGTGAAAACAGCAACCATGTTAATGGTGATAAATCAGATTATGAAGCTGTTGGGCTTGCCCAAGTGGCAGAGTTTGCAGGAGAACCAACTAATGTAGAGGCCATAAGTGGTTTTACCATGTCTCAGAATATGAACAGTGTTTATTCTGATAAGCAACAAG GAATGTGGAAATGTCACCACTGCACATGGACCAAGCGATTTGACACTCCTTGGACTGTGCCAAATTGGAATCTTAAGGGTTATCCTGACTTGATGATGAGTGTCAAATCTATGATTCAAGATGGACCAtgttttgtttgtgaaaataAAG ATGCTGAAGCTAATGGACTTAATGGAGTTCTAAATGGTGATTCTTCTGGGTCTGTCCATCCAACAAATCTGGGGGAGAGAGAATTTGATGTACAAGCAGATCTGTCAGTTGTTCAAAATAGTCAATGCAGTGAAAACTCAAGTCAGTGTATGAAAACTGTGGACTACAAGCTCCCTTCCTTTCCAGAACTATCTCACATACATAATTCATTTGACATACAAGCTACGGCTGTTACAGATTTTCATGAAGAAACTATTGCAGAGGAAGCGCCTAACTTGATGAAAGAAGAGATTGATCAGCCGCTCGAAGAATTTGATGTTGAGGCAGTATTGGAAAAACAAGAGACACATGACTTGTTCTGTCCTAACTGTCGTTCTTGCATTACTAAAAGGGTAATcctcagaaaaagaaaaaggaacaGTAAAATATTAGATAGCAAAGCCAAGCGCGATAAGCCAGAGAACATTCATAATTTGGACAACAAAGCTGAGCATGATAAGTTGGAGATTATAGGTAGCTCAGGGCTGTTAGATAGTCCTGGACATCCTAGTGCCAACCAAGGTGATAATGCAAATGTAAGATCTGAACCTGATATTGTTAGTCAAGAGCGACCTGCTGATGATAATCAGCCTCCTGAACAACCAGAAGTATTCAGATGTTTATCATGCTTCAGCTTCTTTATTCCTAGTG GAAAATGTTTTGAAGGGATCCTTGGTGCCAGAAAGAAGGAAGGTGCACAAAATACTGCAAGTGTACCTGCAAGTAATTTGCAGTTTCCTTCAAATTCACAAGGCTCCAGTTCAAATTGGTTCAAATCTCTGTTTAAGAAGGGGGAAAAAGCTA GTGATGCACCCCTTGAATATTCTGGAACTGGTTCTGCTCAGCAGCATACCACACCTGGAATTGGTCTTTCCAAAGATCAACCTGCTGATACATCTGTAGTTACGGATGTAAAACCTACACCAGATATTGATCATGCACATGGTGGCATGGATCCTCTGATTTCATCGACA AATGGCTGGTCATCTATACAGCCTAGTACAAAAAGTGTGGGTGATTTGGTGAATGGAGGGCAGAGAGTTGTGCAGGATACAACAGATATTTCGGCTGTGAAACAATCACTCGATAGAAACTTGATCGGTGAGGTAGAGAAAAAGAGTGCTTCAGAGGATATAATAAAGGAAG GGTCTCAAGTCCTTAAGGATACACTGAAAGATGTAGACAAGACTCCTGAAATTATTCAGAATGGTTATTCCTCTTTGGTACAAGGAGTACAATCACCAATTCAATCATTTGGCAGTGCAATACTTGCAAATGATGTAGCTAGTAGTAAGCAAAATTCTACAATAGATGCTATCTTTCCATCAAAGCTAGATTTTACTCTAATTGGCAATGTGCAGAAACATATTGACAAGGAAATATACCCTCCTACCGGAAAGGAAAATAAAG GTGTTGATGTGATAGTTGATCTTGGGGAAGGAGCATTTGTATCACAGCACACAGAGTCACCTTTGATTGCCGCTATAATTGAACAACCAATAGAGGAAGTTGGTGAACCGCAAGGATGGGAAATACTTAAAAGCATTGTTTATGGTGGTTTAGTTGAGTCAATCACAAGCCTAGGAATTGTGTCATCTGCAGTTAGTTCGGGTGCTACCCCAt TGAATATTATAGCATTGGGATTTGCAAATATCATTGGTGGACTTTTCATCCTTGGTCACAAT CTTGTTGACTTGAAAAATGATCACTCTGGGGAGGATGAAACACAAAGGGTTGTGCAAGATCGGTATAAAGAATTTCTAGGACGCCGAGAGAACTTCTTGCTTCATGCTGTTGTAGCTGTTTTATCGTTCCTGATTTTTGGTGCTGTACCCCTTGTTGTCTATGGCCTCTTGATCAATAAGAATTACTACACAGAACTTAAGCTAGGCGTGGTAGCAGCCACTTCTGTTGTGTGCATCATTCTACTTGCTATTGGGAAAGTTTATACCAGAAGACCACCCAAAACTTATATAAAAACTGCGTTATACTATGTTGCATTGGCACTTTCAACCTCAGGAGTAACATATGTAGCAGGAAACCTCATCAAGGATCTCCTAGAGAAACTTAACCAGCCAGAATCAGGTTTCGTTATTACCATGCCCATATCAGACACAAGAATGGGATCAACATGGATGATGTCTCAATGA
- the LOC137824339 gene encoding membrane protein of ER body-like protein isoform X3: MEQEAHQWVVHPHEGEEEEGMMEDGALIRKKFVSHSKGSPVTEEVTSFSSSSSSSSSSNDSDHDDEIRSVVTAPNGSSVQKDEEASEIVNGGENSNHVNGDKSDYEAVGLAQVAEFAGEPTNVEAISGFTMSQNMNSVYSDKQQGMWKCHHCTWTKRFDTPWTVPNWNLKGYPDLMMSVKSMIQDGPCFVCENKDAEANGLNGVLNGDSSGSVHPTNLGEREFDVQADLSVVQNSQCSENSNFHEETIAEEAPNLMKEEIDQPLEEFDVEAVLEKQETHDLFCPNCRSCITKRVILRKRKRNSKILDSKAKRDKPENIHNLDNKAEHDKLEIIGSSGLLDSPGHPSANQGDNANVRSEPDIVSQERPADDNQPPEQPEVFRCLSCFSFFIPSGKCFEGILGARKKEGAQNTASVPASNLQFPSNSQGSSSNWFKSLFKKGEKASDAPLEYSGTGSAQQHTTPGIGLSKDQPADTSVVTDVKPTPDIDHAHGGMDPLISSTNGWSSIQPSTKSVGDLVNGGQRVVQDTTDISAVKQSLDRNLIGEVEKKSASEDIIKEGSQVLKDTLKDVDKTPEIIQNGYSSLVQGVQSPIQSFGSAILANDVASSKQNSTIDAIFPSKLDFTLIGNVQKHIDKEIYPPTGKENKGVDVIVDLGEGAFVSQHTESPLIAAIIEQPIEEVGEPQGWEILKSIVYGGLVESITSLGIVSSAVSSGATPLNIIALGFANIIGGLFILGHNLVDLKNDHSGEDETQRVVQDRYKEFLGRRENFLLHAVVAVLSFLIFGAVPLVVYGLLINKNYYTELKLGVVAATSVVCIILLAIGKVYTRRPPKTYIKTALYYVALALSTSGVTYVAGNLIKDLLEKLNQPESGFVITMPISDTRMGSTWMMSQ, from the exons ATGGAACAAGAAGCACATCAATGGGTAGTGCATCCTcatgaaggagaagaagaagaaggaatgaTGGAAGATGGTGCTTTGATAAGAAAGAAATTTGTGTCACATAGCAAGGGTAGTCCTGTTACTGAAGAAGTGACATccttctcctcctcctcctcctcctcttctAGTAGCAATGACAGTGACCATGATGATGAAATTCGTTCAGTCGTCACAGCCCCCAATGGATCTTCTGTTCAAAAAGATGAAGAAGCTTCAGAGATAGTAAATGGTGGTGAAAACAGCAACCATGTTAATGGTGATAAATCAGATTATGAAGCTGTTGGGCTTGCCCAAGTGGCAGAGTTTGCAGGAGAACCAACTAATGTAGAGGCCATAAGTGGTTTTACCATGTCTCAGAATATGAACAGTGTTTATTCTGATAAGCAACAAG GAATGTGGAAATGTCACCACTGCACATGGACCAAGCGATTTGACACTCCTTGGACTGTGCCAAATTGGAATCTTAAGGGTTATCCTGACTTGATGATGAGTGTCAAATCTATGATTCAAGATGGACCAtgttttgtttgtgaaaataAAG ATGCTGAAGCTAATGGACTTAATGGAGTTCTAAATGGTGATTCTTCTGGGTCTGTCCATCCAACAAATCTGGGGGAGAGAGAATTTGATGTACAAGCAGATCTGTCAGTTGTTCAAAATAGTCAATGCAGTGAAAACTCAA ATTTTCATGAAGAAACTATTGCAGAGGAAGCGCCTAACTTGATGAAAGAAGAGATTGATCAGCCGCTCGAAGAATTTGATGTTGAGGCAGTATTGGAAAAACAAGAGACACATGACTTGTTCTGTCCTAACTGTCGTTCTTGCATTACTAAAAGGGTAATcctcagaaaaagaaaaaggaacaGTAAAATATTAGATAGCAAAGCCAAGCGCGATAAGCCAGAGAACATTCATAATTTGGACAACAAAGCTGAGCATGATAAGTTGGAGATTATAGGTAGCTCAGGGCTGTTAGATAGTCCTGGACATCCTAGTGCCAACCAAGGTGATAATGCAAATGTAAGATCTGAACCTGATATTGTTAGTCAAGAGCGACCTGCTGATGATAATCAGCCTCCTGAACAACCAGAAGTATTCAGATGTTTATCATGCTTCAGCTTCTTTATTCCTAGTG GAAAATGTTTTGAAGGGATCCTTGGTGCCAGAAAGAAGGAAGGTGCACAAAATACTGCAAGTGTACCTGCAAGTAATTTGCAGTTTCCTTCAAATTCACAAGGCTCCAGTTCAAATTGGTTCAAATCTCTGTTTAAGAAGGGGGAAAAAGCTA GTGATGCACCCCTTGAATATTCTGGAACTGGTTCTGCTCAGCAGCATACCACACCTGGAATTGGTCTTTCCAAAGATCAACCTGCTGATACATCTGTAGTTACGGATGTAAAACCTACACCAGATATTGATCATGCACATGGTGGCATGGATCCTCTGATTTCATCGACA AATGGCTGGTCATCTATACAGCCTAGTACAAAAAGTGTGGGTGATTTGGTGAATGGAGGGCAGAGAGTTGTGCAGGATACAACAGATATTTCGGCTGTGAAACAATCACTCGATAGAAACTTGATCGGTGAGGTAGAGAAAAAGAGTGCTTCAGAGGATATAATAAAGGAAG GGTCTCAAGTCCTTAAGGATACACTGAAAGATGTAGACAAGACTCCTGAAATTATTCAGAATGGTTATTCCTCTTTGGTACAAGGAGTACAATCACCAATTCAATCATTTGGCAGTGCAATACTTGCAAATGATGTAGCTAGTAGTAAGCAAAATTCTACAATAGATGCTATCTTTCCATCAAAGCTAGATTTTACTCTAATTGGCAATGTGCAGAAACATATTGACAAGGAAATATACCCTCCTACCGGAAAGGAAAATAAAG GTGTTGATGTGATAGTTGATCTTGGGGAAGGAGCATTTGTATCACAGCACACAGAGTCACCTTTGATTGCCGCTATAATTGAACAACCAATAGAGGAAGTTGGTGAACCGCAAGGATGGGAAATACTTAAAAGCATTGTTTATGGTGGTTTAGTTGAGTCAATCACAAGCCTAGGAATTGTGTCATCTGCAGTTAGTTCGGGTGCTACCCCAt TGAATATTATAGCATTGGGATTTGCAAATATCATTGGTGGACTTTTCATCCTTGGTCACAAT CTTGTTGACTTGAAAAATGATCACTCTGGGGAGGATGAAACACAAAGGGTTGTGCAAGATCGGTATAAAGAATTTCTAGGACGCCGAGAGAACTTCTTGCTTCATGCTGTTGTAGCTGTTTTATCGTTCCTGATTTTTGGTGCTGTACCCCTTGTTGTCTATGGCCTCTTGATCAATAAGAATTACTACACAGAACTTAAGCTAGGCGTGGTAGCAGCCACTTCTGTTGTGTGCATCATTCTACTTGCTATTGGGAAAGTTTATACCAGAAGACCACCCAAAACTTATATAAAAACTGCGTTATACTATGTTGCATTGGCACTTTCAACCTCAGGAGTAACATATGTAGCAGGAAACCTCATCAAGGATCTCCTAGAGAAACTTAACCAGCCAGAATCAGGTTTCGTTATTACCATGCCCATATCAGACACAAGAATGGGATCAACATGGATGATGTCTCAATGA
- the LOC137824339 gene encoding membrane protein of ER body-like protein isoform X2, whose amino-acid sequence MEQEAHQWVVHPHEGEEEEGMMEDGALIRKKFVSHSKGSPVTEEVTSFSSSSSSSSSSNDSDHDDEIRSVVTAPNGSSVQKDEEASEIVNGGENSNHVNGDKSDYEAVGLAQVAEFAGEPTNVEAISGFTMSQNMNSVYSDKQQGMWKCHHCTWTKRFDTPWTVPNWNLKGYPDLMMSVKSMIQDGPCFVCENKDAEANGLNGVLNGDSSGSVHPTNLGEREFDVQADLSVVQNSQCSENSSQYFHEETIAEEAPNLMKEEIDQPLEEFDVEAVLEKQETHDLFCPNCRSCITKRVILRKRKRNSKILDSKAKRDKPENIHNLDNKAEHDKLEIIGSSGLLDSPGHPSANQGDNANVRSEPDIVSQERPADDNQPPEQPEVFRCLSCFSFFIPSGKCFEGILGARKKEGAQNTASVPASNLQFPSNSQGSSSNWFKSLFKKGEKASDAPLEYSGTGSAQQHTTPGIGLSKDQPADTSVVTDVKPTPDIDHAHGGMDPLISSTNGWSSIQPSTKSVGDLVNGGQRVVQDTTDISAVKQSLDRNLIGEVEKKSASEDIIKEGSQVLKDTLKDVDKTPEIIQNGYSSLVQGVQSPIQSFGSAILANDVASSKQNSTIDAIFPSKLDFTLIGNVQKHIDKEIYPPTGKENKGVDVIVDLGEGAFVSQHTESPLIAAIIEQPIEEVGEPQGWEILKSIVYGGLVESITSLGIVSSAVSSGATPLNIIALGFANIIGGLFILGHNLVDLKNDHSGEDETQRVVQDRYKEFLGRRENFLLHAVVAVLSFLIFGAVPLVVYGLLINKNYYTELKLGVVAATSVVCIILLAIGKVYTRRPPKTYIKTALYYVALALSTSGVTYVAGNLIKDLLEKLNQPESGFVITMPISDTRMGSTWMMSQ is encoded by the exons ATGGAACAAGAAGCACATCAATGGGTAGTGCATCCTcatgaaggagaagaagaagaaggaatgaTGGAAGATGGTGCTTTGATAAGAAAGAAATTTGTGTCACATAGCAAGGGTAGTCCTGTTACTGAAGAAGTGACATccttctcctcctcctcctcctcctcttctAGTAGCAATGACAGTGACCATGATGATGAAATTCGTTCAGTCGTCACAGCCCCCAATGGATCTTCTGTTCAAAAAGATGAAGAAGCTTCAGAGATAGTAAATGGTGGTGAAAACAGCAACCATGTTAATGGTGATAAATCAGATTATGAAGCTGTTGGGCTTGCCCAAGTGGCAGAGTTTGCAGGAGAACCAACTAATGTAGAGGCCATAAGTGGTTTTACCATGTCTCAGAATATGAACAGTGTTTATTCTGATAAGCAACAAG GAATGTGGAAATGTCACCACTGCACATGGACCAAGCGATTTGACACTCCTTGGACTGTGCCAAATTGGAATCTTAAGGGTTATCCTGACTTGATGATGAGTGTCAAATCTATGATTCAAGATGGACCAtgttttgtttgtgaaaataAAG ATGCTGAAGCTAATGGACTTAATGGAGTTCTAAATGGTGATTCTTCTGGGTCTGTCCATCCAACAAATCTGGGGGAGAGAGAATTTGATGTACAAGCAGATCTGTCAGTTGTTCAAAATAGTCAATGCAGTGAAAACTCAAGTCAGT ATTTTCATGAAGAAACTATTGCAGAGGAAGCGCCTAACTTGATGAAAGAAGAGATTGATCAGCCGCTCGAAGAATTTGATGTTGAGGCAGTATTGGAAAAACAAGAGACACATGACTTGTTCTGTCCTAACTGTCGTTCTTGCATTACTAAAAGGGTAATcctcagaaaaagaaaaaggaacaGTAAAATATTAGATAGCAAAGCCAAGCGCGATAAGCCAGAGAACATTCATAATTTGGACAACAAAGCTGAGCATGATAAGTTGGAGATTATAGGTAGCTCAGGGCTGTTAGATAGTCCTGGACATCCTAGTGCCAACCAAGGTGATAATGCAAATGTAAGATCTGAACCTGATATTGTTAGTCAAGAGCGACCTGCTGATGATAATCAGCCTCCTGAACAACCAGAAGTATTCAGATGTTTATCATGCTTCAGCTTCTTTATTCCTAGTG GAAAATGTTTTGAAGGGATCCTTGGTGCCAGAAAGAAGGAAGGTGCACAAAATACTGCAAGTGTACCTGCAAGTAATTTGCAGTTTCCTTCAAATTCACAAGGCTCCAGTTCAAATTGGTTCAAATCTCTGTTTAAGAAGGGGGAAAAAGCTA GTGATGCACCCCTTGAATATTCTGGAACTGGTTCTGCTCAGCAGCATACCACACCTGGAATTGGTCTTTCCAAAGATCAACCTGCTGATACATCTGTAGTTACGGATGTAAAACCTACACCAGATATTGATCATGCACATGGTGGCATGGATCCTCTGATTTCATCGACA AATGGCTGGTCATCTATACAGCCTAGTACAAAAAGTGTGGGTGATTTGGTGAATGGAGGGCAGAGAGTTGTGCAGGATACAACAGATATTTCGGCTGTGAAACAATCACTCGATAGAAACTTGATCGGTGAGGTAGAGAAAAAGAGTGCTTCAGAGGATATAATAAAGGAAG GGTCTCAAGTCCTTAAGGATACACTGAAAGATGTAGACAAGACTCCTGAAATTATTCAGAATGGTTATTCCTCTTTGGTACAAGGAGTACAATCACCAATTCAATCATTTGGCAGTGCAATACTTGCAAATGATGTAGCTAGTAGTAAGCAAAATTCTACAATAGATGCTATCTTTCCATCAAAGCTAGATTTTACTCTAATTGGCAATGTGCAGAAACATATTGACAAGGAAATATACCCTCCTACCGGAAAGGAAAATAAAG GTGTTGATGTGATAGTTGATCTTGGGGAAGGAGCATTTGTATCACAGCACACAGAGTCACCTTTGATTGCCGCTATAATTGAACAACCAATAGAGGAAGTTGGTGAACCGCAAGGATGGGAAATACTTAAAAGCATTGTTTATGGTGGTTTAGTTGAGTCAATCACAAGCCTAGGAATTGTGTCATCTGCAGTTAGTTCGGGTGCTACCCCAt TGAATATTATAGCATTGGGATTTGCAAATATCATTGGTGGACTTTTCATCCTTGGTCACAAT CTTGTTGACTTGAAAAATGATCACTCTGGGGAGGATGAAACACAAAGGGTTGTGCAAGATCGGTATAAAGAATTTCTAGGACGCCGAGAGAACTTCTTGCTTCATGCTGTTGTAGCTGTTTTATCGTTCCTGATTTTTGGTGCTGTACCCCTTGTTGTCTATGGCCTCTTGATCAATAAGAATTACTACACAGAACTTAAGCTAGGCGTGGTAGCAGCCACTTCTGTTGTGTGCATCATTCTACTTGCTATTGGGAAAGTTTATACCAGAAGACCACCCAAAACTTATATAAAAACTGCGTTATACTATGTTGCATTGGCACTTTCAACCTCAGGAGTAACATATGTAGCAGGAAACCTCATCAAGGATCTCCTAGAGAAACTTAACCAGCCAGAATCAGGTTTCGTTATTACCATGCCCATATCAGACACAAGAATGGGATCAACATGGATGATGTCTCAATGA
- the LOC137824339 gene encoding membrane protein of ER body-like protein isoform X4 produces the protein MEQEAHQWVVHPHEGEEEEGMMEDGALIRKKFVSHSKGSPVTEEVTSFSSSSSSSSSSNDSDHDDEIRSVVTAPNGSSVQKDEEASEIVNGGENSNHVNGDKSDYEAVGLAQVAEFAGEPTNVEAISGFTMSQNMNSVYSDKQQDAEANGLNGVLNGDSSGSVHPTNLGEREFDVQADLSVVQNSQCSENSSQCMKTVDYKLPSFPELSHIHNSFDIQATAVTDFHEETIAEEAPNLMKEEIDQPLEEFDVEAVLEKQETHDLFCPNCRSCITKRVILRKRKRNSKILDSKAKRDKPENIHNLDNKAEHDKLEIIGSSGLLDSPGHPSANQGDNANVRSEPDIVSQERPADDNQPPEQPEVFRCLSCFSFFIPSGKCFEGILGARKKEGAQNTASVPASNLQFPSNSQGSSSNWFKSLFKKGEKASDAPLEYSGTGSAQQHTTPGIGLSKDQPADTSVVTDVKPTPDIDHAHGGMDPLISSTNGWSSIQPSTKSVGDLVNGGQRVVQDTTDISAVKQSLDRNLIGEVEKKSASEDIIKEGSQVLKDTLKDVDKTPEIIQNGYSSLVQGVQSPIQSFGSAILANDVASSKQNSTIDAIFPSKLDFTLIGNVQKHIDKEIYPPTGKENKGVDVIVDLGEGAFVSQHTESPLIAAIIEQPIEEVGEPQGWEILKSIVYGGLVESITSLGIVSSAVSSGATPLNIIALGFANIIGGLFILGHNLVDLKNDHSGEDETQRVVQDRYKEFLGRRENFLLHAVVAVLSFLIFGAVPLVVYGLLINKNYYTELKLGVVAATSVVCIILLAIGKVYTRRPPKTYIKTALYYVALALSTSGVTYVAGNLIKDLLEKLNQPESGFVITMPISDTRMGSTWMMSQ, from the exons ATGGAACAAGAAGCACATCAATGGGTAGTGCATCCTcatgaaggagaagaagaagaaggaatgaTGGAAGATGGTGCTTTGATAAGAAAGAAATTTGTGTCACATAGCAAGGGTAGTCCTGTTACTGAAGAAGTGACATccttctcctcctcctcctcctcctcttctAGTAGCAATGACAGTGACCATGATGATGAAATTCGTTCAGTCGTCACAGCCCCCAATGGATCTTCTGTTCAAAAAGATGAAGAAGCTTCAGAGATAGTAAATGGTGGTGAAAACAGCAACCATGTTAATGGTGATAAATCAGATTATGAAGCTGTTGGGCTTGCCCAAGTGGCAGAGTTTGCAGGAGAACCAACTAATGTAGAGGCCATAAGTGGTTTTACCATGTCTCAGAATATGAACAGTGTTTATTCTGATAAGCAACAAG ATGCTGAAGCTAATGGACTTAATGGAGTTCTAAATGGTGATTCTTCTGGGTCTGTCCATCCAACAAATCTGGGGGAGAGAGAATTTGATGTACAAGCAGATCTGTCAGTTGTTCAAAATAGTCAATGCAGTGAAAACTCAAGTCAGTGTATGAAAACTGTGGACTACAAGCTCCCTTCCTTTCCAGAACTATCTCACATACATAATTCATTTGACATACAAGCTACGGCTGTTACAGATTTTCATGAAGAAACTATTGCAGAGGAAGCGCCTAACTTGATGAAAGAAGAGATTGATCAGCCGCTCGAAGAATTTGATGTTGAGGCAGTATTGGAAAAACAAGAGACACATGACTTGTTCTGTCCTAACTGTCGTTCTTGCATTACTAAAAGGGTAATcctcagaaaaagaaaaaggaacaGTAAAATATTAGATAGCAAAGCCAAGCGCGATAAGCCAGAGAACATTCATAATTTGGACAACAAAGCTGAGCATGATAAGTTGGAGATTATAGGTAGCTCAGGGCTGTTAGATAGTCCTGGACATCCTAGTGCCAACCAAGGTGATAATGCAAATGTAAGATCTGAACCTGATATTGTTAGTCAAGAGCGACCTGCTGATGATAATCAGCCTCCTGAACAACCAGAAGTATTCAGATGTTTATCATGCTTCAGCTTCTTTATTCCTAGTG GAAAATGTTTTGAAGGGATCCTTGGTGCCAGAAAGAAGGAAGGTGCACAAAATACTGCAAGTGTACCTGCAAGTAATTTGCAGTTTCCTTCAAATTCACAAGGCTCCAGTTCAAATTGGTTCAAATCTCTGTTTAAGAAGGGGGAAAAAGCTA GTGATGCACCCCTTGAATATTCTGGAACTGGTTCTGCTCAGCAGCATACCACACCTGGAATTGGTCTTTCCAAAGATCAACCTGCTGATACATCTGTAGTTACGGATGTAAAACCTACACCAGATATTGATCATGCACATGGTGGCATGGATCCTCTGATTTCATCGACA AATGGCTGGTCATCTATACAGCCTAGTACAAAAAGTGTGGGTGATTTGGTGAATGGAGGGCAGAGAGTTGTGCAGGATACAACAGATATTTCGGCTGTGAAACAATCACTCGATAGAAACTTGATCGGTGAGGTAGAGAAAAAGAGTGCTTCAGAGGATATAATAAAGGAAG GGTCTCAAGTCCTTAAGGATACACTGAAAGATGTAGACAAGACTCCTGAAATTATTCAGAATGGTTATTCCTCTTTGGTACAAGGAGTACAATCACCAATTCAATCATTTGGCAGTGCAATACTTGCAAATGATGTAGCTAGTAGTAAGCAAAATTCTACAATAGATGCTATCTTTCCATCAAAGCTAGATTTTACTCTAATTGGCAATGTGCAGAAACATATTGACAAGGAAATATACCCTCCTACCGGAAAGGAAAATAAAG GTGTTGATGTGATAGTTGATCTTGGGGAAGGAGCATTTGTATCACAGCACACAGAGTCACCTTTGATTGCCGCTATAATTGAACAACCAATAGAGGAAGTTGGTGAACCGCAAGGATGGGAAATACTTAAAAGCATTGTTTATGGTGGTTTAGTTGAGTCAATCACAAGCCTAGGAATTGTGTCATCTGCAGTTAGTTCGGGTGCTACCCCAt TGAATATTATAGCATTGGGATTTGCAAATATCATTGGTGGACTTTTCATCCTTGGTCACAAT CTTGTTGACTTGAAAAATGATCACTCTGGGGAGGATGAAACACAAAGGGTTGTGCAAGATCGGTATAAAGAATTTCTAGGACGCCGAGAGAACTTCTTGCTTCATGCTGTTGTAGCTGTTTTATCGTTCCTGATTTTTGGTGCTGTACCCCTTGTTGTCTATGGCCTCTTGATCAATAAGAATTACTACACAGAACTTAAGCTAGGCGTGGTAGCAGCCACTTCTGTTGTGTGCATCATTCTACTTGCTATTGGGAAAGTTTATACCAGAAGACCACCCAAAACTTATATAAAAACTGCGTTATACTATGTTGCATTGGCACTTTCAACCTCAGGAGTAACATATGTAGCAGGAAACCTCATCAAGGATCTCCTAGAGAAACTTAACCAGCCAGAATCAGGTTTCGTTATTACCATGCCCATATCAGACACAAGAATGGGATCAACATGGATGATGTCTCAATGA